A portion of the Sphingobacterium spiritivorum genome contains these proteins:
- a CDS encoding DUF4870 domain-containing protein, giving the protein MDRKTTAIISYITIIGWLIAYFQYKDKTKDAFVNYHLKQSLGISIISILLGLVLNIVVIAVPALAVLTYANIFILILWILGIVNASKEEMKPVPVVGSIFEQKFSFLD; this is encoded by the coding sequence ATGGACAGAAAAACGACTGCAATTATCTCTTACATCACTATTATAGGTTGGTTGATAGCTTATTTCCAATACAAGGATAAAACGAAAGACGCCTTTGTAAATTATCATCTGAAGCAATCGCTGGGTATTTCCATTATAAGTATCCTTCTTGGATTGGTATTGAATATTGTCGTTATAGCTGTGCCAGCATTAGCCGTACTTACCTACGCCAATATTTTTATATTGATTTTATGGATTTTAGGAATTGTGAATGCGTCAAAAGAAGAGATGAAGCCGGTACCTGTAGTAGGAAGTATATTCGAACAGAAATTTTCCTTTCTTGATTAA
- a CDS encoding N-acetylmuramoyl-L-alanine amidase, translating into MAKNKKKRVLLRQYLIKPITKERTNYENRINCKQQEAMNKKGKYQQYTEAQEKSLINFILWAKSKNRTFDLDYITGHDELRKEAGKTGDKQDPGGSLSMPMQALRDLVKTKAIALWI; encoded by the coding sequence ATGGCAAAAAATAAGAAAAAGCGGGTTTTACTCCGTCAATATCTTATAAAGCCAATAACTAAAGAAAGGACAAATTATGAAAATCGAATCAATTGTAAACAACAGGAAGCGATGAACAAAAAAGGTAAATACCAGCAATATACAGAAGCACAGGAGAAGTCGTTGATCAATTTTATATTGTGGGCAAAATCAAAAAACAGAACCTTTGATTTGGATTATATTACTGGGCATGATGAATTAAGAAAGGAAGCCGGAAAAACCGGAGATAAACAAGATCCTGGTGGAAGTTTAAGTATGCCAATGCAAGCATTGAGAGATCTTGTCAAAACGAAAGCAATAGCGTTATGGATCTGA
- a CDS encoding carboxypeptidase-like regulatory domain-containing protein: MIRYFIILFLTLFLSSCDMMVRVNGYVVDAQTGQPLSEVEYIAENTQKSNIPYLTDSTGQFEFYEIRSGFIGTSKKVKLNFQKDHFQKQAVTLKAGDNNVVIKLKREDAPH, from the coding sequence ATGATAAGATATTTTATAATCCTTTTTCTGACATTATTTCTGTCATCTTGTGACATGATGGTAAGAGTAAACGGATACGTAGTCGATGCGCAGACGGGACAACCCCTTTCTGAGGTTGAATATATCGCTGAGAATACACAAAAAAGCAATATACCCTATCTTACGGATTCCACCGGACAATTTGAGTTTTATGAAATAAGAAGCGGATTTATCGGCACCAGCAAAAAAGTAAAACTAAATTTTCAAAAAGATCATTTTCAGAAACAGGCTGTCACATTGAAAGCCGGTGATAATAATGTAGTTATTAAATTAAAAAGGGAAGACGCTCCGCATTAA
- a CDS encoding VOC family protein: MKLGAFSVSLNVKDINVSKEFYEKLGFSVFAGSLESNYLIMKNEGTLIGLFQGMFDKNLLTFNPGWDSNAKLLTNFDDVRVIQMALKEAGIQPLEEVDVKSSGPAGFFIVDPDGNPILIDQHI; the protein is encoded by the coding sequence ATGAAATTAGGTGCATTTTCTGTTAGTCTCAATGTAAAAGACATTAACGTGTCAAAAGAATTCTATGAAAAATTAGGCTTTTCCGTTTTTGCAGGAAGTCTGGAAAGCAACTATCTGATTATGAAAAATGAAGGAACCCTAATCGGATTGTTTCAGGGAATGTTTGACAAAAATCTGTTGACTTTTAATCCGGGCTGGGATTCGAATGCCAAATTACTCACAAACTTTGATGATGTACGCGTCATACAGATGGCACTCAAAGAAGCCGGCATCCAGCCACTTGAAGAGGTTGATGTAAAAAGTTCAGGTCCGGCAGGATTTTTTATTGTAGATCCGGATGGCAACCCCATACTTATTGATCAGCATATCTGA
- a CDS encoding LuxR C-terminal-related transcriptional regulator → MNTEIQKLHHIWQSSRAVKTTSFSKNGFQELANTITSSGPFYYYIVDFYDMSLSHISPAIYDLHGSDPDTVTFDDILQLVHPDDLDFVSRAESKIADFFNNNIGSDKLLHYKISYCFRAFTKDSGYVLFNHQALILTLDDNGKFGKSLNIHTRIDHLAKENTNKISLIGLYGEPSFIHLNVDMQEKKDTKFSKREIDIIRLIAEGLSNNQIADKLFIASVTVKKHRQNILFKAGCKNTAQLIKNSILQGLI, encoded by the coding sequence ATGAATACTGAAATACAAAAATTGCATCATATCTGGCAGAGTTCCCGTGCTGTCAAAACGACTTCTTTTTCTAAAAACGGGTTTCAGGAACTTGCCAATACAATCACCAGTTCGGGGCCTTTTTATTATTATATCGTGGACTTCTATGATATGTCCCTATCTCATATCAGTCCTGCTATATACGATCTGCACGGATCGGATCCGGATACTGTAACTTTCGATGATATCCTTCAGCTTGTCCACCCGGATGATCTGGATTTTGTATCCAGGGCAGAGTCTAAAATAGCAGATTTCTTTAATAATAATATCGGTTCAGATAAGTTGCTCCATTATAAAATAAGTTATTGTTTCAGGGCATTTACGAAGGATAGCGGATATGTGTTATTCAACCATCAGGCACTGATTTTGACGCTGGATGATAACGGAAAGTTTGGCAAATCTTTAAATATTCATACACGTATTGATCATCTCGCTAAAGAGAATACAAATAAAATTTCACTGATCGGACTTTATGGAGAACCTTCTTTTATTCATTTGAATGTGGATATGCAGGAGAAGAAAGATACTAAATTCTCGAAGCGTGAAATTGATATTATCAGGTTGATAGCAGAGGGCCTTAGTAATAATCAGATAGCCGATAAATTGTTTATTGCATCGGTTACTGTGAAAAAACACAGACAGAATATATTGTTTAAGGCAGGCTGCAAGAATACGGCACAACTCATCAAAAACAGTATTCTTCAGGGGCTGATCTGA